DNA from Hwangdonia lutea:
CAGATTTAACAGAGGCTACGCCTTTTGAAAATTGCGACACCGATTACGATGGCTTTGTAAGCTTTAATTTGGAAGATGCCGATTTTCAAATTAATGACAGATTGCAAAACAATCTCATCACCAATTACTTTGAAAACTTTTTAGATATTAATCAAAATGACGGTTTAGATAACAGCAACGAAATTACAGATCCCACCAATTATATTTCGGATACCAAAACAGTTTATATAAAAGTTGCTAATACCTTAACGGGCTGTTTTAGTGTTATTCCGTTGGATTTGGTAGTCGTTTCACCACCGCCAACAAATAACATTGGCACCATCGAAATTTGTGATAACGATACCCAGACATTTGATTTAACTACGGTAGATGCCCAAATTGTGAATGACCCAAGTGCTGTAAATATTACGTACCATGACAACCAAAACGATGCTGATAACGACCAAAACCCTATTGGAACCACATTCAACTATACCGCGAGTAGTCATATTATTTATGTAAGAGTCAACGATCCGTTGGTTAATTGTCCAATAACAGTATCTTTTAACTTACAAATAAATGCAAACCCCATTGCCAATACATCTCCAGATTTAGTAGCATGTGATGATGATTTTGATGGCTTTTTCGAATTTGATTTAACGGCAAGCGCCAGTGCAGTAATTGGTTCGCAAAATACTTCAACACATTCGGTAACCTATTATAGCGATGCAACAAATGCCGAAGCTGCTACAAACCCTCTGCCAAATTTACATTCTGCTTTTGATGGTGAAATTATTTTTGCACGCATTCAAAATGATAATACAGGATGTTTTGCCGTATCGCAATTTGCCACTCGTATAAACCCTTTGCCGGTAATTCCAATAGACGACTTTGTACCCCTTTGTATTAACGATTTACCTTTGATTATTAGCGCAGATACCGGTAACCCAAACGACACTTATTTATGGTCTACTGGCGAAACAGCAACCGAAATACTTTTAAATGATACCACAGATATTGGCGATTATTGGGTAACCGTTACAAGGCCCTATGTTATAGGTTCAGACTGCTCGTATACCAAAAACTTTACGGTTATTGAATCTGAAGATGCAACCATCAATTTCACCACAAAAGTTGATTTTGCAGACCCCAACAGCATTACCGTTGATGTTAGCGGTATTGGCGAATATGTATTTATTTTAGATGACGGCGAACCACAAACATCAAACGTTTTTGAAAATGTAACTTTTGGTTTGCACGTAGTAACCATACGCGATTTAAATGGCTGTAAAGATGTAACCACCGAGGTTGTGGTCATTGATATCCCAAAATTTGTTACGCCAAATAACGATGGTACTTTCGATACCTGGCATATTGTTGGCGTGCAGGAAATCCCAGGAACCGTAGTTTACATTTATAACCGACACGGTAAATTATTAAAAACACTTCCACATACTTCTGTTGGTTGGGATGGTACTTTTAACGGACAGAACATGCCATCAGATGATTATTGGTTTGTGGCAAAAGTGATTCAAAATGGTGAAGCCTTCGATATTCGGGGTCATTTTGCTTTAAAGCGTTAACAGTCTCTAATAAGTTAAGTTTGCAACTCATTATTTATTCTGCTTCTTCTAATTGTTTATGAGAACCGTCGCAATTTGGCTTTCGTTTTGATAGTCCGCAAACACAATCGTTCAAACCATATCCATCCATAATTCGTTGGGTGTTCTTTTCAATTCGCAATATTTTAGTTTTTGATTGTTTTGGTTTGTTAAAATATAAGAGATAACCTATTTGTCTGCCTTCGGTGAGGCTTTTAAATGCTTTTTCAAATTTAGGGTTTTCTGTAAATTTTTGTTCCAGCTCCTTTGGCATTTCAAAATCGGAAGTCTTTTTCTTTTTAACTTTCAATCCCAATTTTTCTATCGCTATGGCTTCCTCAATGTACTGCTTTATAATTAGTTTCTGTTCTGTAATTTCTGGCGTATCTGTAAATCGGATTTGTCGTGCAGATTGTGTATTTTCAGCTTGTTGAATTAAAATGTTTTCAGAGTCTTTCAATAAAACACCTTTATGAAACAGAATGGCGCAATAATCTTTGAATTCATGGATTAGAACAATGTTTTTTCCATTGCTTGTATAACAAGGATGCATCCATTTAAAATCTTCTTTTAGTCCGCAATCCAAAATAATCTCGCGAAGTTTCGTCAATTCGTCCTGCCATTTTTTAAGGCCGTTCAAATATTCATTTACTTCTTGGTTCATATTTTTAAGACAGCTTTTATCAAATGTTGCACAACCTTAAATATACCAAATAAAACTAAAAATCGCCGATAATAAATTAAAATCGTAAAATCGGCCATTTTCAAAGTTCATTTCAATATTATACTTAGACAAATACTACTCACTTCATCTTAAATAATTAAACCTTTAACTTTTTTATAAGTTCAACTTAATTAAATGCTATATTTTAGTTGCTTCCTTAATATATGAGCAAATATATTTGATAGCCATGATTTTTTATATGAAGAAATTAAAAACTCGATTATATATTATTACAACATGTGCATCCGCATTATTTACCTTTTTTAGCAATTCTATTCATGCCCAAACAAACTGTACGTTTGGCGTCGCTGTTTTTAAAGAAGATTTTGGTTCGGGTACAGCAAGACTTGGCCCTTCTTTAAATCAAGACCCCAATAATGTGCATCCAAACTTTAGGCCTGCCGATTTGTACACTTACGTAGGAACTGGAAGTGTAGGTCAAGATCAATATGGCATAATGAAAACCCCTAAAGATGCCGCTCCAAATGGTGCGGATTGGAACGATGATTTTCCAGACCATACCGGCAACCCCAATGGCTATTTATACTATTGTGATGCCAAAGAAGATTTGAATGTGTTTTATGCACAAAAAATTGATGGTTTGTGCGATGATATACAATACGAACTTTCTGCTTGGTTTGCAAAAACAAATGCCCCCGATTACTTTATAGACCCCAATATTAAGTTAATAATTGGGTACACCGATATTAACGACCAGAATATTGGCAGCATTGTTGAAGCAGACACCGGCCCCATTGAAGGTGTGGGAACGAACAGGTGGCATCGCAGAAGTCTTGTTTTTTCCGTTCCAACGGGAACCGAAAACATCTACTTTATGTTAAAAAATAATGTGGCTGGCTTAGCCGGAAACGATTTAGCAATTGATGATATTCAAATTAGACCATGCGGACCGGTAATTGATAGCATCGATCAATTAACAAGCGATCCTTCCTTCAATAATTCTTTTTGTATTACAGACACATCTAATAATACCATTAGTTTATCGGCCAACGTACCTAACAGTTTTGCCATGCAATGGCAGGAATCTACAACTCCAGGTGTTTGGGTGGATATTCCGAATGAAACATCTAGCGTTTTAAACCATACCATACCCGCCAACTCAAACGCAACGCATTTAATAAGGCTTAAATTTGCCCACACTTTAGCCAATTTACTTAATTCTAAATGTCATTTTTTATCAGAGGTTTTAACTTATAATAAAACCTATGCGAACCAAGCTTCTCATATGCAATTGTGTGATGACACCGGCGATGGCAAATCGCTATTCGATTTATCATCACAAAACAATTTTATAAACGCTGGTGGCGGTGTAACGATTACCTATCATAGTTCTCAAAATGATGCGGACACGGGAAACTCCCCATTACCAAACATGTATGATAGCGGAAATGCAACCATTTATGCGCGGGTAGAAAACAACACCCAATTATTGGGCAATATTTGTTATACCACCACAAGCTTTAATTTAGAAGTTTATTCCACGGTAATTAACACACCCATAAGTGCTCTGAGCAGCTGCGACAACACCTCCGTTGGTGCCGATACCGACGGCTACAATGTATTCGATTTAACCCTAAAAGAAACAGAACTTTTAAACGGCCAATCCTCATCAGATTTCACAATTACTTATTTTATTGATGCGGCTTATACCACTCAAATTACAACGCCCAATGCTTTTGTGAATACTACCGCTAGCGGACAAACCATATATGTAAGAATCACGAATAACTTAAACCCCATCTGTTACACAGAGACCTCTTTTAACATTGAAGTGCTCTCATTACCTGATGCAAATTACCCAAACACCTATAGTCAATGCGATGATGCCTCAAACGACGGACAAGCATTTTTTAACCTAACCCTCAATCATATTAAAGAAGAAATAAACCCTAACTATTTAAGTGAAGGGCTCATGTTTAGCTATTATGAAAACAAAAACCAAGCAGATAGTGCAACGAGTCCCATCGTAAATCCTACTACTTATCAAAACAGTATTGGTTTTGCCCCAGAAACCGTGTGGGTTAGAGTCGAAAACCCTAATGGCTGTTTTAGGGTTGTTCCGCTAACATTAGAGGTAAACCCATCAAGCGCAGCGTTAAACCAATATAACCCTCCGCCATTTTCCCTTTGTGACAATGGACCAAATAATAGAGATGGTTTTTCTACTTTTGATTTAACAGGACTAAAGAACCATATTTCAAACACTATTTTCTCAACATTTAATGTTACTGTTCATTTTTATGAAAGTCAATTGGATGCTGAATTAGAAACAAATGAATTAACAAATATTGCCAATTACCAAAACACAATCGCTAACAGCTCGCAAAGCCTTTGGGTGCGTGTAAAAAGTGATTTAGGCAATAATTGTTTAGGTTTAAAAGAATTTGCTAACATACTAAACGTTGAAGCTTTACCCACGGCAAACCCGGTAACCATAAACAGACAATGCGATTTTGATACAACCGATACGGTGGTAAACTACCCGTTTGACACCTCACAAATTGAAACCGATTTACTAAATGGGCAATCGTCTACAAACGTAACGGTTACCTATTTTGATGAAAATAACGCACCATTACCCAGCCCTTTACCAAATCCATTTTTAACAGAAAGTCAAACCATTACTGCGCGGGTAACCAATAATGCAACTTCAGCCCCAAATGGCCCGTGTTATGATGAAACAACGATTGAATTTATTGTAGATGAACAGCCTATAGCAAACCCCGTTTTCATTCCAGCAGTTTGCGACGGCGATGATGGGTTTGATGACGCTGATGGTTTACACCATTTCGATACCTCAACCATTCAAAACAACATTTTAGGTATGCAAACGGGCATGGACGTTTACTATTCTTATTTAGATGAATTTGGGAGTCAAATTACCAATAGTCCGTCGCTACCAAATCCATTTGTTTCGGGAACGCAAACCATTACGGTTGATGTTATAAACCCCACAAACCCTACCTGTACAGCATCTACAAATATAGATTTTATAGTAAATCCTTTACCCGATTTTTCTATTGAAACACCTCAAATTGTTTGTTCTTCCGACCCAACTTTTACAATTATTTTAGATCCTTTGGAAGACAACCCTTCAGAGAATTTTGTTTATGAATGGGTTTATGAAGATGGAACAACACTATCCAACAACCCTACATTAACAGTTTCAACCCCCGGAACTTATTCTGTTACACTCACAAAAACTGATGGTACCGGATGCTCAAGAACACGTGATGTTTTTGTAAATGCTTCCGAACTTGCCACCATCACTTTAAATGATGTTGTTATTGTTGATATTTCAGATAACAATTCAATCACTATAAATGAAACCAATCTCGGACTTGGAGATTACGAATACGCTTTGGATGAAGAGTTTTCATTTTATCAAGAT
Protein-coding regions in this window:
- a CDS encoding DUF1801 domain-containing protein, with protein sequence MNQEVNEYLNGLKKWQDELTKLREIILDCGLKEDFKWMHPCYTSNGKNIVLIHEFKDYCAILFHKGVLLKDSENILIQQAENTQSARQIRFTDTPEITEQKLIIKQYIEEAIAIEKLGLKVKKKKTSDFEMPKELEQKFTENPKFEKAFKSLTEGRQIGYLLYFNKPKQSKTKILRIEKNTQRIMDGYGLNDCVCGLSKRKPNCDGSHKQLEEAE
- a CDS encoding T9SS type B sorting domain-containing protein, with the protein product MKKLKTRLYIITTCASALFTFFSNSIHAQTNCTFGVAVFKEDFGSGTARLGPSLNQDPNNVHPNFRPADLYTYVGTGSVGQDQYGIMKTPKDAAPNGADWNDDFPDHTGNPNGYLYYCDAKEDLNVFYAQKIDGLCDDIQYELSAWFAKTNAPDYFIDPNIKLIIGYTDINDQNIGSIVEADTGPIEGVGTNRWHRRSLVFSVPTGTENIYFMLKNNVAGLAGNDLAIDDIQIRPCGPVIDSIDQLTSDPSFNNSFCITDTSNNTISLSANVPNSFAMQWQESTTPGVWVDIPNETSSVLNHTIPANSNATHLIRLKFAHTLANLLNSKCHFLSEVLTYNKTYANQASHMQLCDDTGDGKSLFDLSSQNNFINAGGGVTITYHSSQNDADTGNSPLPNMYDSGNATIYARVENNTQLLGNICYTTTSFNLEVYSTVINTPISALSSCDNTSVGADTDGYNVFDLTLKETELLNGQSSSDFTITYFIDAAYTTQITTPNAFVNTTASGQTIYVRITNNLNPICYTETSFNIEVLSLPDANYPNTYSQCDDASNDGQAFFNLTLNHIKEEINPNYLSEGLMFSYYENKNQADSATSPIVNPTTYQNSIGFAPETVWVRVENPNGCFRVVPLTLEVNPSSAALNQYNPPPFSLCDNGPNNRDGFSTFDLTGLKNHISNTIFSTFNVTVHFYESQLDAELETNELTNIANYQNTIANSSQSLWVRVKSDLGNNCLGLKEFANILNVEALPTANPVTINRQCDFDTTDTVVNYPFDTSQIETDLLNGQSSTNVTVTYFDENNAPLPSPLPNPFLTESQTITARVTNNATSAPNGPCYDETTIEFIVDEQPIANPVFIPAVCDGDDGFDDADGLHHFDTSTIQNNILGMQTGMDVYYSYLDEFGSQITNSPSLPNPFVSGTQTITVDVINPTNPTCTASTNIDFIVNPLPDFSIETPQIVCSSDPTFTIILDPLEDNPSENFVYEWVYEDGTTLSNNPTLTVSTPGTYSVTLTKTDGTGCSRTRDVFVNASELATITLNDVVIVDISDNNSITINETNLGLGDYEYALDEEFSFYQDEPFFDNIKAGFHTVYVRDKKGCGTSSIDVSVIGYPKYFTPNGDGVNDYWQILGVNNQFQPNSTIQIFDRYGKLIKQIQSASAGWNGTFNGELLNTDDYWFKVYLEDGRQFMGHFTLKR